TTGCACGCTTTGGATATTGGAGGGGGAATCATAGCCGTAGCTTACTCGATTCTGCTCCTCCTTCTTAATTACCCGATAAAGGCGATTATGCTTATTACTTCGTTGCCTCTCTTTGTCTCCACATTTCTTCTGATTCCAGCGGGCGTGACAAAACACCCAAACTACGAAAAGGTGCAGAACACAGAGCTTAAGGGCTATGATGAGGAGAATGAGAAGAGCAATTCCAGACTCTTCAGGCTCATACTTATCTCAGCAACTCTCTTCGGGTTCAGTTACTATTCGTTCGGTTTTCCGATCATTACTGTGGCTGAGTCCAGGGCAGGAGAATTGCTGGCAATTCTTTCTTTCGGCCTGTACCTTTCAGTCTCGGCCGTTTCAGGCTACGTACTAGGTTCAGCTAGGAGACTGAATCCTCTCTCAGCGCTCTGGGGACTCGGTTACGCCATAGCAGCCGTATCTTCAGCAGTGCTTGGGATATCGTATCTGCTCCGTTATTCATCTCCATTCTACATGCTTGGAGCAGCAGGGTTGGGGTTCGCCACCGGTGCGATAGAAACTTTTGAACCAGTCCTCGTATCTCTGCTTGGTAGGTCAAGGTCTCTATCTGGCAGAATGGGCTGGCTCAGCAGCAGCAGGGCGATAGGATTGTTTGTATCGAATAGTATGATGGGCCTGCTTTTCCAGTTGAGCCAGTTCGATTCATATATGTATGCAGCAATTACTTCGTTGGTGGCTGCTCTCATTCTTATATATGGAAGCCTTACAGCATCTGTGAAGGCTGAGAGGGAATTTGAAGGAAGTAAAGACCAGTAGCAGAATCCTGTGGAATTATCATTAGGGGGATTGATATGATAGACTTTCATGTTCACCCTTGGACTAAGGGTTTCATGCTGAAAAACCGCCCGATAATGAAGGCTGTTGATTTCTTTCATGTTGACAGGCTGCCCGAAAGCATTGACGATTTGATTGCAGAAATGGATTCTGCAGGCGTTGAAATATCAGTCATACTGGGCCAGGACACATCACATACAGCTTCTCCTGCCTTCTCCAACTATACAATCAGCAACGAATTTCTCAGGCAGCTGGTCGACCAGCATCCAGGCAGGCTGGTTGCATTTGCAGGCATCGACCCAAACGAAGGAGCAGAAGCACTCAGAAAGCTCAGAATAGCTGTCGAAGAGATGGGTTTTCGTGGGTTGAAGGTTCACGGCAGCGTGAATTCCATATACATTAACGATGAGAGAATATACCTGCTCTGCGAATACTGCCAAGAAAGGGGTCTTCCCGTTCTTTTCCACACAGGCACAACCGCGCTCGGTGACTGCCAGGTCAAGTACTGCAAGCCAGAATACATAGATGAAATAGCTGAGCAATTTCCAGACCTGAAGATAGTAATGGCTCACTTCGGATGGCCATGGCATGAAGTTGCTATTGCAGTAGCATTGAGACACAAGAATGTCTACATGGACATTTCCGGCTGGAAGCCAAAATACATACCGGAGATAGTTGTCAGATACATGAACGGGCCTCTGGCTGACAGATTCCTTTTTGGAACCGACTATCCCATGATCAGACAGACTGAATGGGTGGAGGAATTCAAAAGGTATCTGAGACCAAAGCTCAAAGAAGAGGTTTCAAAGAAACTAGTTGAAAGTAATGCGAGGAATATACTTGGGCTCTAACCTCTTAACTTTCTTAAAGGCAACTTCATCAGCTTCCTCAGCTCGAAGCCTGCAGCCAGATAACAGAGGGTTGTTGCCGC
This is a stretch of genomic DNA from Conexivisphaerales archaeon. It encodes these proteins:
- a CDS encoding amidohydrolase family protein, producing the protein MIDFHVHPWTKGFMLKNRPIMKAVDFFHVDRLPESIDDLIAEMDSAGVEISVILGQDTSHTASPAFSNYTISNEFLRQLVDQHPGRLVAFAGIDPNEGAEALRKLRIAVEEMGFRGLKVHGSVNSIYINDERIYLLCEYCQERGLPVLFHTGTTALGDCQVKYCKPEYIDEIAEQFPDLKIVMAHFGWPWHEVAIAVALRHKNVYMDISGWKPKYIPEIVVRYMNGPLADRFLFGTDYPMIRQTEWVEEFKRYLRPKLKEEVSKKLVESNARNILGL
- a CDS encoding MFS transporter, producing MPERNWLTRDSLLLCLSAFFADMGYQAVSAIFPVFLVLELKQPAYIYGLLLAVSYGLGSFWSFVGGKLGDRYSKKVLSITGNLLIPLMSFSVLFGNVAAISSFFIFGWWGRYFRTPTRRAWLVEVTDPDFRAKVFGFLHALDIGGGIIAVAYSILLLLLNYPIKAIMLITSLPLFVSTFLLIPAGVTKHPNYEKVQNTELKGYDEENEKSNSRLFRLILISATLFGFSYYSFGFPIITVAESRAGELLAILSFGLYLSVSAVSGYVLGSARRLNPLSALWGLGYAIAAVSSAVLGISYLLRYSSPFYMLGAAGLGFATGAIETFEPVLVSLLGRSRSLSGRMGWLSSSRAIGLFVSNSMMGLLFQLSQFDSYMYAAITSLVAALILIYGSLTASVKAEREFEGSKDQ